The following is a genomic window from Candidatus Margulisiibacteriota bacterium.
ATTGCCACCCGAGCGTTTTTCATTCTTTTATTAGTGACCCAGCGTATTATATTAAGACCTCCCTTCCCATCTGAAAAACTGGCAATTATAGGGGTGTTCTTTATAGCCAGATCTATTTTTTCTTGTTCTCGTATATTGCGGTCAAAGTAACGAAAGAGAGTTTCACTGTAGAGTTCGTTTCGGGCAAAAATTTCTTTTATTTGAGTGGCTATTTGTTTTGTCTGCATAGCTGTTTATCTCCACTTTAAAATTACTTATGTTAATATATCGCAACTAGTTTTAATTTGTCCCAGATTTTTTGCGCGCTATGGCCGCTGTTGCGACCAGATTGCGCAGGCTGACGGTTGTTTCTTTTTCGCCTTGTTGACAAAGCTGTCAAGCGGGCTTGACGTGCAAATCGAAAAACAAATAAAAACCAAACAAGGAGAATAATTATGAAAGTATTTATCACAGGAGGCACAGGATTTATTGGTTCTGCCGTAATCAAAGAACTGGTCTCGAATGGTCACGAGGTTATTGGCCTTGCGCGTTCTGAACAGTCCAGGAAAAAACTTACGGAACTGAGCGCGGCCACCATTGATGGTTCGATTGAATGCCCCGATATTTTGAGGCACGGCGCGCGGTGCGCCGATGCTGTAATTCATTGCGCTTTTGTCCACAACTTCGCCGAATTTGCCGACGCTTGCAATACCGATAAACAGGCTATTGAAGCGCTCGGGGAAGCGCTTATCGATACAAACAAGCCGCTTGTCGTGACTTCCGGTGTTCCAAATGGCGCGCCGGGTCATGTTGTTGCGGAGGATGATGTTTCAGATACGTTTACTCCGCGGGTGTCGGAAGCTGTGGCGTTGCCTTTCACGAAGCGTGGAGTGGATGTTCGGATTGTGCGCCCAGCACGATTTGTTTATAGCGGATCATTGACAAACGGCTTTATTGCCGCTCTTATCGATATTGCTGCGCAAAAAGGCGAGTCTGTTTATGTGGGCGGCGGCGGCAATCATATCCATGCTGTCCACGTGCTTGACTTGGCGAAGCTGTATCTCCTTGCGCTTGAAAAAGGCAAAAGCGGCGCGAAGTATCAAGGCGTCGGGGACAACGCTATTGCGTTCCGCGTTATTGCGGAAGCGATAGGCCGGCGGTTGAATGTGCCTGTTAAGCCTATAACACCGGAACAAGCGGTAGCGTATTTCGGTTTTTTCGGCGCAATCGCCGGTGCGGATAATCCCGCTTCAAGTGAGATAACACGAGCCGCACTTGGCTGGAAGCCAGCAGAACCTTCGCTATTGGCTGAATTAGCCAGCGGTTTAGATTGAACTTTTTGCCAGGCAAATTGTATCAGCTTCCGCGCGGGTCTTTAAGCCGCAGTCCGGATTGACCCAGAGTTTGGCGTCTCCTCGCTCATTTTGGATTCTTTCCCTATAAGAGATTCCGCGTCTATATAAAAATCAATATCTCTGGCTTTTTGTCCGCGCGCGAAAGAACCAAAAACTCCCAGTCTGGAGAGCTTATATTTTCGCAATATTTTTTTGTTTTTCAATTTTTGGCGCAGATTTTCAAAAGATTTGACAACCATAATGCTATAATATTAACAAATCAATTTGCTGTCCACAAGCAAACGGCAAAGAAGCCTCTGCAAATACCTGGTTTCCCCGCTAGAAAAAATCTTTGATGTTTTTGTTCAGAGCTTGGGCGATTTTTATTAACGTGGGTATAGCGGGTATTCCCACGCCGCTTTCGATATGCTGAAAATAACGCAAGGTTAACCCCGCTTTATCGGCCAGCTTTTCTTGGGTCAAACCGGCAATTTTACGAAAAGATTTGATGTTTTTACCAATATTTAATTTCATGTTTCGCTCCGGTACTTGCAATACTAACTATATTGGTGTACAATTTTTACGCTTTATAAAAGCACGCTTTAATAAAACGTAAAATAAGGGAGGTTCTTATGGTAATCGAAAAAGGCCAGCCTATGCTGGCGGCGGATATGCTGAATATGGTGTTCTTTCCCAAAGGCATAATCCTGATGTACGACGGCACAAGCTGGCAGGACAATGTCACGCTCAAGGGCTGGTATCAGTGCAGGTAATTATACGCTTACAGACACTAAGATAGGTGAGCTGCGTACAACCAAAGAAAAAACAGGGATTTCAATAACCAGTACCAATAGCAGTCATACCCATA
Proteins encoded in this region:
- a CDS encoding SDR family oxidoreductase yields the protein MKVFITGGTGFIGSAVIKELVSNGHEVIGLARSEQSRKKLTELSAATIDGSIECPDILRHGARCADAVIHCAFVHNFAEFADACNTDKQAIEALGEALIDTNKPLVVTSGVPNGAPGHVVAEDDVSDTFTPRVSEAVALPFTKRGVDVRIVRPARFVYSGSLTNGFIAALIDIAAQKGESVYVGGGGNHIHAVHVLDLAKLYLLALEKGKSGAKYQGVGDNAIAFRVIAEAIGRRLNVPVKPITPEQAVAYFGFFGAIAGADNPASSEITRAALGWKPAEPSLLAELASGLD
- a CDS encoding helix-turn-helix domain-containing protein; protein product: MKLNIGKNIKSFRKIAGLTQEKLADKAGLTLRYFQHIESGVGIPAIPTLIKIAQALNKNIKDFF